The window CAGCAGCCGAATATCTCCATCTGTTGGTTAGAAAAGACTATTGGGGCTACGCACCTGAAGAGTCTTTAGAAAACGAAGACCTAATTAAAGAAAACTATACCGGTATTCGTCCGGCACCGGGTTACCCGGCTTGTCCCGAACATTCCGAGAAAAGAACTTTATTCGATTTATTGGAAGCAGAAAAGAATGCTGAGATGGAACTTACCGATAGCTTTGCTATGTACCCCACTTCCTCTGTAAGTGGCTATTATTTCGGACATCCTGAAAGTAGGTATTTTGGTCTGGGGAAAATCAGTAAAGACCAAGTCGCTGATTATGCCAGAAGAAAAGGAGTGTCTACAGCTCAGGCAGAAAAATGGCTTTCCCCAAATCTCGCCTACACACCAAAATTGACTTCAGAACCTCAATAAGCCGACATTTAAGCCAAAGGGTATATACCTAGGTAATCATAAAATAATTAAAGCTTTTGAAGATTATTTCTTAAAAGCGTTTCAATACACTATCATGAAAGTCACCGAATACTTAAAAAACGCAGATAAAACATTATTCTCTTTTGAGATTCTCCCACCATTAAAAGGGCAGAGTTTGACCAATCTATTGGATGGTATTGCACCCCTTATGGACTTCAACCCACCATTTATAGATGTGACCTACCACAGAGAGGAATACATGTATAAGAAACACCCAAATGGTCTACTTGAAAAAATAAGCACCAGAAAGAGACCCGGAACGGTGGGTATTTGTGCGGCAATCATGAACAAGTTTAAAGTGGATGCTGTACCTCACCTCTTGTGTGGAGGCTTTTCTAAGGAGGAAACAGAAAATGCACTGATTGATTTGTATTTTATAGGAGTGGAAAATGTTTTGGCTTTGCGTGGTGATGCACCCAAATTGGAGTCCAATTTTGTTCCTGAAAAAGATGGGCACCATTATGCTTCTCAACTTGTAGAACAAATCATCGGGATGAACCATGGAAAATACCTTCATGATGAAACTGAAGTAGGTTTTCAAACAGACTTTTGTGTGGGGGTGGCAGGCTATCCTGAAAAACATTTTGAAGCCCCAAGTTTAAATTTTGATTTGAAAAAATTACAAGCCAAAATTGATGCCGGGGCTGATTATATTGTTACTCAAATGTTTTTTGACAATCAAAAATACTTTGATTTTGTGGAAAAAGTGAGGGCAGCGGGTATTGATGCCCCAATAATACCCGGCTTAAAACCCATTACCACTTTGTCGCAAATCGTAAACTTGCCCAAAACCTTCTTTTTGGACTTGCCGGATGATTTGTTGACGGCTTTGGAAAAATGTAAAAGCAATGCGGACGTGAAAGCTGTGGGAATTGAGTGGGCCATTCAACAAAGTAAGGAACTGATAAAATATGGAGTACCAACGCTTCATTATTATACCATGAGTAAAGCTGATACCACCTATAAAGTAGCCAAAGAGGTTTTTTAATCCGACTTGTTCAATGGTTAATTAATGGTTACTCCTTGTTTAAAAGGAACTCTATCCTAAGAATTAGGATCGAAATCAGTTGTTTCATTTCATGTTAAATAAGACTTTTATCATAAAAAAATAAAAAAGTGGATCAGAAGGAAATTAGCCGTCAATTTACTGAAACTGGTAAGATTAGCTTTGAAGATACCCAAGGCCAAGGTTTTGATTGGGTGCAAGTGGAACAATGGAGACCTGAAATGGATGGATTATTTTTGATTCATGAAATTTACCAGTTGAAATCTTTGGTAGGTAACTTTTCTGAGATAGCGCTAGATATCGTAGAGTATGCGGCCGATGAAACTATTTTCCTTAGCCCCCAGCCATCATGGAATATAAATAAGGGTAAATCCGGAGGATTAATTAAATTTGCATTGGTAGGCTCCCCTTATTGGAAACAAATTCTTCAGCAAATTAGGGAAATTGTTTTCCTAAAGTGGGAAGATGAGAAAAGATCTTCAGTGATTAAAGGGGGGCAGGCTTTTCCCTTTACACGGAAATCTAAGCTTATGGGGCTATATGAAGATGGCCGCGTGAAAATTATAAATGGATGAATCTGTCAAATTCTTTAGATAAAATTAAAACCTTTAAGAAGGTCGGCCAGGTAGCGGATAATTTAGGAATGGAAACCTACGTGGTGGGAGGTTTTGTAAGGGATATTCTTTTGAAAAGGCCATGCAAGGACTTGGATTTTGTTTGTATAGGAGATGGAATCAAATTGGCAAAAGCAGTTGCTGACGCTTTAGAAGGTAAACCACAGATTTCAATATTCAAAAACTTTGGTACAGCAATGATCAAAATGGATGAATGGGAACTGGAATTTGTAGGGGCTAGAAAAGAGTCATACCAGAACCATTCAAGGAAACCAAAAGTAGAAGCAGGAACTCTTGCCGAAGACCAGGAGCGAAGAGATTTCACCATCAATGCATTGGGTATAGGCTTGAATGCCAATAATTTTGGGGAATTATTAGATCCGTACGATGGGGTGAAGGATTTGAAACGAAAAATCATTCGTACGCCGACAGACCCCGATATTACTTTTTCAGATGACCCATTGCGGATGATGAGGGCCATTAGGTTTGCTGCACAATTGAAATTTGATATTGAGGCAAATACCTTTGATGGAATCATTAACAATGCGCATCGAATGTCCATTATCTCCGGGGAGAGAACAATTGTGGAATTGAATAAAATCATCATGACAGATAAGCCCTCCTACGGATTTAAGTTGTTGTTTGTAAGTGGCTTATTGAAAGAATTTTTTCCGGAAATGGTGGCCTTACAAGGGGTGGATTCCGTGGGAGATAAATCGCACAAAGATAATTTTTACCATACCCTACAAGTATTGGACAATGTAGCAAGTAGGTCAGATAGCCTTTGGTTAAGGTGGGCTGCCATTATGCATGACATTGCCAAACCTCCAACCAAAAGATTCAATCAAAAAGTAGGCTGGACCTTTCATGGACATGAAGACAAGGGGGCAAGAATGGTTCCGGGAATCTTTAGAAGATTAAAGCTTCCTATGGACGAAAGAATGAAATATGTTCAAAAATTAGTAAAATTGCACCTGAGGCCCATAGCATTGGTGAATGATAAGGTGACAGACGCTGCAGTTAGAAGACTCCTGTTTGAAGCGGGTGATGATGTGGACGATTTAATGCAACTCTGCAGAGCAGATGTTACCTCAAAAAACAACAACAAAGTCAAAAGATTTTTAGCTAACTTTGATAAGGTGGAGCTAAAGCTTCAAGAGGTAGAGGAAAAAGATCAAGTAAGAAATTTCCAACCTCCTGTGACTGGTGACGAAATCATGGCTATATTTGGTTTGAAACCTTCGAGGGTAGTAGGAGATTTGAAAGAAGAAATCAAAGAAGCAATCCTGGAAGGACATATACAAAACAATAAAAACGAAGCATTGGAGTTAATGTACAAGTTAGCTGCAAAAAAAGGAATAGTAAACAACCCTGATAAATGATGAAAATGAAATTTTCCGTATTGATTTTGTTGCTGTGCATCGGCGCACAAAGTTTTTCCCTTGCTCAGGAGGCTACCCCTGCTGCCCCTGAAACCAAAGTTACAAGCGAAAGCAATAAAGCTAAAAATGATGTAGACAACAGAATTTATTCCCTAGCCATGCGATACAATGATGCATCCGTGGCTAAAATCAAGCTTTATGAGCTGATGGAAAGAAATCCCGGGAATCTTGTTTATGCTGAAACACTTGCCTCCATGTATTTCGAAATGGAGCAATATGGTTCGGCGGCCTTAGTATCTTTAGACTTGTTGGAAAGAAATGACAAAAACCTTACTGCTTTGGAAGTGGCAGCTTTTTCTTTGGAGCAGCTAGGTGCTTTGGAACGTGCCTTGCCTCATTTTGAATCTTTACATTTATTGTCGGGAGATTTATTCAGCTTGTATAAAGCCGGATATTTGCAATACACCTTAAAAAAATACGACGAAGCCCTCAATTCAGTCAATATGCTGATCAAGGACAGCAAAGCTGCAGAGCAAAAACTGAATTTTCCTAAGGGTGAAAACAATGGTATGCAGGAAGTGAGCATGACAGCCGCCGCAGAAAATTTAAAAGGATTGATTTATAAGGAGCAAGGGAGCAATGCAGAAGCAAAAACTGCATTTGAGGCCGCTTTGGCTGTAAACCCGGATTTTGAATTGGCCAAAGAAAACTTGGCAGGTTTACAATAATTTTTTTGCTTCATGGATGCTTATCTCCAATCCATATTCCCGGTGTCTGAGCGGAGCCGAAGATATAGGGTGTGATTATTATCTCACCTATCCCTTCGGCTCTGCTCAATGTCCGGTTACTCAATTGACATCACGGGAATCAGCAGCCCATATATTAATTCTTGAAAAAACTTTAACAATAAAGTGTCTCAAGTAGCCTGGAAGCCAGACAGGATGATAACCAAGGGTGGAGCTTCTGGTTTAATAAATTAATCTATGAATCCGATTTCTCAAAGGGTTTTAAGTAAATTTAGAATAGAAGATATTGTAAGATTGTTAGAACTTATTTCTGGAGACGTATTTATTAATTACACTATATTTAAAACCGGATTTCGCAAATAGGCTACCTGAAAGAAACCGAAGAATTCTAAAGGGCTGAAACGATATTAGACACGGGAGAAGCCCATGGTAGGGTAAATCAACGTACTCTTGATTTTGGTGGAATGGTTGCCTTTGTTGCTACAATGCTGACAAAATCCAACCTGTTCTAATAGGAGTAAAGACCATGTAGCTGAATTAGTGTTCTTCAGAAAAAATAATAGCTTCGGGTTGAATAAGGTTTGATAGAGTAGTAAAATAACAATTGCTTAAGGCTTTCCTCCGCTTTTATTTCCATTTTAGGGAATAAAATTGCAGTTTTGCAAAAATAAAAACAGCTCATGACCGTACGCTTCCAGTCACTAAAAATCATCACAGAAAAAGAAATCCTACCTGCCGCTGATTACATATTTGATGGAAAAACCATACAACCAGCTAACCCTGATACCATTGCCGAGAATGAAACACTAGTCGATTGTAAAGGACTATTAGGCTCCAGAGGTTGGACCGACCTTAGGTGTTTATCCGGCGAACCCGGACAGGAATACCGTGAAACTTTAGAGAGCCTCTCAAAAGCCCTTTGTCAGGGGGGAATGACAGAAGCTGTGCTTTTGCCTAACAGTAATCCTCCCATTCAATCAAAAAGTGAGGTGGCTTACATAAAAAATCACACCCAGTTTTTGCTCCCAACTTTTCACATTCAAGCAGCTGTTACGAAAAACTTTGAAGGGGAAGAGCTGACGGAAATGTTAGATCTTAACCATTATGGTGTGAAACTATTTGGAGAGGGACTGGTTTCCCTAGCCCATTCAGATCGGATGATGAAGGCATTACAATACCTGCAGAAATTTGATGGGGTCTTGTTTGACCAGTCTCAGGATCCAATGCTTGCCCTATTTGGTCAGATGCATGAAGGAATCCCTTCCACCATGCTTGGTTTAAAAGGTATTCCGGATTTGGCTGAAGCAGTAGCCGTACATAAAAACTTGGAAATATTAAGGTATACAGGTGGAAGGCTGCATTTTCAGGCCGTCAGCACACTTGGGGCATTGGCTCATATTCGCCAAGCTAAAAAAGAAGGGCTGGCTGTGACAGCCGATATGTCTATCTATCAGTTACTTTTTACAGAGGAAGACTTGTTGGGTTTTGATACCAATCTAAAGGTCATGCCTCCTTTCAGAGGGAAAAAACAACAAGAAGGATTGATGGAAGCATTGGTGGATGGAACCATTGATGCTTTGGTTTCCAATCATATTCCCCATGAATTAGATGCCAAAAACATGGAATTTGATCTTGCTCCTTTTGGTATGGCTGGTTTGCCTACATTTATCCCCGCAGTGGTCACCTTAGCTGAAAAACTAGGCTATCCGCTATTGGTTGAGAAGCTAACCAATGGACCTCAGACAGTATTGGGAAATAAAGGAGAAATTTGGGACAGCCTTACAGTATTTGATCCAAGTGAGGAATGGTTATTTGATGAAAAAAGCAAAGCCTCGTTGGCTAATAACAATCCCTATATCAACCAAACCTTAAAAGGGAAAATAAAATACCTTATTAACAAGGGTAAAATGGAGGGAATAAATGAATAGGTATTTAAAAGCTGCTTTGCCATTTGGGCTCTATGGTGGGGCCCTTTGCTTCTTAGGCTTCCTGACAATTTATTTATTAGACATAGAACCATTGAGTATGAACCTGATATTTGGGTACTTGGTCATACCGATCTTTGTGTTTTTTGGAATCAAAAACTTTCGGGATAATTTTAATGGAGGCAACTTGTATTTTGGTCAGGGCATGACTGTTGGTTTTTTTACCTATACTATCATAGCCTGTCTTTCAGCATTGTATATTGTAGGAAGCATACAGTTGGACATGGACTTATTCACCACCTTCAAACAAATCAACTTAGAATTGATGAGTGACAATAAAGCTGTTTTAGAGGAGCAGTTGAATGTAGCAGCTTATGAAGAAACCTATGAAAATATTTCAGAAATGACTATTTTTGATGTTGCGATCAATGATTTTTTGAGAAAAATATTCCCGGGATTGTTCTTTACCATCATAATTTCCATAATTTTAAAGAGGAACGTTGAATTTTAAAACCTTTAGTTATGGAACTGCAAGAAAATATATCCCCTTCAAAAGCCGCACTTAATTCCGGTTTGATCATTGGGCTGGTGATGGTGACACTCACCTTTATCATTTATTTTATTAACTACACTTTTCTGGTTGCCGCGTGGTATGGTTTTGCCGTCTTTGCCTTGTTTTTTGGGATGGTCATCTACTTTGGTATACAATACCGTAAAGACATTGGAGGATTTATGACCTTTGGTACGGCCTTTCAATTTGCCTTTGTGACTTTAATTGTTTCCGGATTGATTACCACTTTTGGTAATATTCTATTGTACCAAGTAATTAATCCAGAACTTTCAGAAATTTTAGTAAAAGTCCAACTTGAAAACATGATGGACCTTTTGGATAATTTTGGTGCAAGTGACAGTCTTTCAAGTGAGCAAATCAAGGACATGCGTGTGGATATGGAAGATGCATTTACAATCGGAGGACAAGTTTCTAGTTTTGGTATTTCACTGTTCATTTATGCCATTCTCTCGCTAATCCTTGGTGCAATTATTAAAAAAAGGGACAAATCAACAGATTTTTAATTGACTTATGCCACAAATTTCTATCATCATTCCTGTTTTTGACGAAGAAGAATCATTGCCTGAACTTCAGGCATGGATAGATAGGGTGATGGTGGCCAATCAACTCGCCTATGAGGCCATCTATATTGATGATGGTTCCAGAGATGGTTCCTGGAAGGTAATTCAACAGCTTTCAGCAAAGAATTGTAATGTAAAGGCTGTAAAGTTTCTACGCAACTATGGGAAATCTGCAGCCTTAAATATAGGTTTTTCTAAAGCCCAAGGGGATGTAGTGGTTACCATGGATGCAGACTTGCAAGATAGCCCTGAAGAAGTGCCTGCCCTCTACAGAATGATTACCGAGCAAGGTTATGATCTGGTAAGTGGGTGGAAAAGAAAACGACACGATCCACTGTCCAAAACCGTTCCTTCAAGGTTATTCAATGGTGTGACCAGAGTGATTTCAGGTATTAAACTTCATGATTTTAATTGCGGGTTAAAGGCCTACGCCAATAAGGTGGTTAAAAACATAGAAATATACGGTGAAATGCACAGGTACATTCCTTTGATTGCCAAATGGAATGGGTTTGGAAAAATTGCTGAGAAAGAAGTAGTGCACAGTCCTAGAAAATATGGCAGTACCAAGTTTGGCTTGGAGCGCTTTATTAATGGTTTTCTTGACCTGATATCAGTTTCTTTTGTCAATAGGTACAAAAAGAAGCCCATGCATTTTTTTGGAACCATGGGCTCCCTCTCTTTTATGAGCGGATTTGCCATCACTCTTTGGTTGATTTATGAAAAAATTTCAGGTCTTAGCAAGGGGATAAAAGTTAGAGAAATTACCGATCAACCCTTGTTCTTCTTGGCGCTTGTAGCTTTAATTGTTGGGGTACAATTGTTCCTCACCGGCTTTATGGCAGAAATGATGACTTCCAATAATGCGCATAAAAGTGATTATACCATTGCCGAAGAAATAAATTCCGAGGAATAATGCGGTTCTCTGTAATCATCCCGGTTTTCAATCGCCCAGATGAACTGCACAAACTTCTGGAAAGTTTGTGCCAGCAATCATTGACTGATTTTGAAGTAATCGTGGTGGAAGATGGTTCAGACTTGTCTTCCGAGTCCATTGCCAAATGTTTTCAAAAGCAACTTTCTATTAATTATTATTACCAGCAAAATACCGGTCAAGGCTTTGCCCGTAACAAGGGCATGGAGTTGGCAAAGGGAGAATATTTCGTTTTTTTCGATTCGGACTGTATAATTCCAGAAAATTATTTCAGGATCCTGAGTACCAATCTTGATTCCCGTCGTTTAGATGCCCACGGAGGACCTGACGATGCTGGAGAGGACTTTTCTGACTGGCAAAAAGCCATGAATTATAGCATGACTTCTTTTTGGACCACCGGAGGCATTCGAGGAAAGATGAAAAACCCGGCAAAATATCAAGCACGCGGTTACAATATGGGTTTTTCCCGGTTAGTGTATGAAAAGCTTGGAGGCTTTGTTCATCCCAATATGGCAGAAGACATAGAATTCAGCATTCGCATTAAAAAAGAGGGGTTTAAATTGGAACTGGTGGAGGAAGCTTTTGTTTACCACCACAGAAAAAATGACTTTCCTTCATTTATTCGCCAAAGTCATCAATTTGGTAGAAACCGTGTATTCATTACCCGCTTTCACAAAGATGCCCTCAAACCGGTTCATCTTCTGCCACTATTATTTTTACTGGGCCTAGTGTTTCTTCCTATCGCTTTTCTATTTTTGAAGCCATTGGGATGGCTGATGGCAGTCGCTTATTTCCTCTGGACCATGGCGGTATTTATTAGTGCCCAAGGAGGAGTCAAGTCCAGGTTTTTTGCTGTATTGACCTCCTATGGACAATTGATAGGATATGGCACCGGAGTACTTAGGCAAGCCATTTTTTTCTTATAAAATAGGTTTTTGGGAAGGTGTTGAATACCAGGGTTTTCCTCGGATACTGAGCTTGTCGAAGTGTACCGAAGTGTGAGAATGTGTCCAATCATTCCGGCCACTGAGCCTATCGAAGTGTACCGGAGTGTGAGAATGTGTCCAATCATTCCGGGCACTGAGCCTATCGAAGTGTACCGAAATGTGAGAATGTGTCCAATCATTCCGGGCACTGAGCCTGTCGAAGAGTGCCGAATTGTGAGAATGTGTCCAATCCTTCCGGCCACTGAGCCTGTCGAAGTGTACCGAAATGTAAGAATGTGTCCAATCTTCCGGCCACTGAGCCTATCGAAGTGTACCGAAGTGTGAGAATGTGTATAATCCTTCCGGCCACTGAGCCTATCGAAGTGTACCGAAATGTGAGAATGTGTCCAATCATTCCGGGCACTGAGCTTGTCGAAGTGTACCGAAATGTGAGAATGTGTCCAAAGCTTCCGGCCACTGAGCCTGTCGAAGAGTGCCGAAGTGTGAGAATATGTCCAATCCTTCCGGCCACTGAGCTTGTCGAAGTGTACCGAAGTGTGAGAATGTGTCCAATCCTTCCGGCCACTGAGCTTATCGAAGTGTAACGAAGTGTGAGAATGTGTCCAATCCTTCAGGCCACTGAGCTTGTCGAAGTGTACCGAAGTGTGAGAATGTGTCCAATCCTTCCGGCCACTGAGCTTGTCGAAGTGTACCGAATTGTGAGAATGTATCCAATCCTTCCGGCCACTGAGCCTATCGAAGTGTACCGAAATGTGAGAATGTGTCCAAAGCTTCCGGCCACTGAGCCTGTCGAAGAGTGCCGAAGTGTGAGAATATGTCCAATCCTTCCGGCCACTGAGCTTGTCGAAGTGTACCGAAGTGTGAGAATGTGTCCAATCCTTCCGGCCACTGAGCTTATCGAAGTGTAACGAAGTGTGAGAATGTGTCCAATCCTTCAGGCCACTGAGCTTGTCGAAGTGTACCGAAGTGTGAGAATGTGTCCAATCCTTCCGGCCACTGAGCTTGTCGAAGTGTACCGAATTGTGAGAATGTATCCAATCCTTCCGGCCACTGAGCCTATCGAAGTGTACCGAAGTTTAAGAATGTGTCCAATCAGTCCGGGCACTGAGCTTGTCGAAGTGTACCGGCATGTTTCGAGTTAACAACCAACCTTCGTCCCTGAGAACCCTTAGGGTAGGGCAAGAGTGTGGCAGTCTCACCAATGTTGTGATTCCTTTCAGCCGAGAAGGCCCTCGCAAAGTCTCGGATTGAGATGAATTAATACCGAGAGGGACAATCCCCTTGAATGTAAGGGTTTAGACCAAAATAAAATGCTGAAAAAGCCTGATTATATGGATGAATAGCACTTGCAGGCTAAAGACACTCCAAAATTCACACCAGGTAAAATCAAGCAAGTTTTACCTTATTAAGTGTTTTACATATGGAATAATGTATTTTGATATATAAATAGTGTAGGTTGAATTTTAAGGTGAAAAAAAGGTATTAAACAGTTTTTTTACTGGCTTACTTTTAAATATCTTTGTCAAGAATTAAAAAGTTCATTTTATCAATTAAAAATGAAGCCACTCAACAGATTATTTTTTACCTTTTTTATTTTAGTTGCTGCCAGTTCTTGTGTTTCCAATAAGAAAATCATCTATATGCAAGATTTGTCTGAAGAAGACATTCCCTTGTTTACAGAATCTGAACTTGTGGCCAACAGTACGGCTGATTATTTCTTGCAATACAATGATGTGGTAGACATCAATGTCAGCACCACCTCCCCTGAATTGAATGAAATTTTTGGAATAGCTTCCGGTGATCAATCCATGAGAATGAATACGCAAGGAGCACAGAATGGAGGTGATATATTTTTTATCAATGGATATACTGTAGATGAAAATGGCATGGTGGAGTTACCCTTATTAGGTGAAATTAAACTGTTAGGACTGACCACCAAGCAGGCCCAGACCTTAATAGAATCTGAATTAAAGGAATATGTAAATAAGGAGGACTTCTTTGTAAGGGTACGTTTGGGAGGTGTTCGTTTCTCGGCTTTGGGAGAGTTTAATAACAATGGTAATTTCACCATTTTACAAAACCGAATCAGTATTTTTCAAGCCATCGCCCATGCCGGAGATTTGACTACCACAGCCAAAAGGGATCAGCTGGTATTAATGCGCCAATACCCGGAGGGTACCAAAACTTTCCGGATCAATTTAAACGATGAGCGATTGATTGCCTCAGAGTTTTATTTTATTCGTCCCAATGACATGCTTTATGCAGAACCGATGAAAATCCGTGAATTGGGTACCGGAGTAAATTTTGTCCAAACTTTTCAACTGGCGGTGACCACCCTTTCGGCGGTATTACTTGTATTGAATGCCATCAATTAATAATTAAATGAACCAATCTGATCCTAATAGATTACCGGTAATAGGCCAAGAGGAAGCTATCGATATCAAAGATATTGTCTTAAGAATTTTACGAATTTGGCCCTATATAGCCTTGTCTGTAATTATTGCTGTAGGTATTGCTTATATGTTAATTAGGTACAGTGTACCTGAATACCAAGTTTCCAGTAAGTTTTTTGTCAAGGAGAAAGAAAATCCTTTTAGTCTATTTGAATCTGCGGGTTTAAGTATGGGGGGATCAGGGGATATGGAATTGGGCAACCAAATGATTATTTTGAAATCCCGACCCATTGCTGCAGCTACCTTGGACCGATTAAATTTTGACGTAGAATATTACAAGCAAGGTAGATTTATTAAATCAGAGATGTACCAAAACACTGATATTTCAGTGGAAGTGGATTGGGCACATCCACAGTTGGCCAATGGAGATATTTTAATCCAATGGGATAATCAAAGTGAGTTTACCATTACATATTTAGAAGAATCCTATTTGCAAATCTTTCCCGATTCGGAAAGTAGGGGGAGGTTAAGCAATCCAAAGTCTCCAACTCAAACTTTTCAATTCAATGAATGGGTAGAATTACCCATGA of the Cyclobacterium marinum DSM 745 genome contains:
- the metF gene encoding methylenetetrahydrofolate reductase [NAD(P)H]; amino-acid sequence: MKVTEYLKNADKTLFSFEILPPLKGQSLTNLLDGIAPLMDFNPPFIDVTYHREEYMYKKHPNGLLEKISTRKRPGTVGICAAIMNKFKVDAVPHLLCGGFSKEETENALIDLYFIGVENVLALRGDAPKLESNFVPEKDGHHYASQLVEQIIGMNHGKYLHDETEVGFQTDFCVGVAGYPEKHFEAPSLNFDLKKLQAKIDAGADYIVTQMFFDNQKYFDFVEKVRAAGIDAPIIPGLKPITTLSQIVNLPKTFFLDLPDDLLTALEKCKSNADVKAVGIEWAIQQSKELIKYGVPTLHYYTMSKADTTYKVAKEVF
- a CDS encoding CCA tRNA nucleotidyltransferase, which translates into the protein MNLSNSLDKIKTFKKVGQVADNLGMETYVVGGFVRDILLKRPCKDLDFVCIGDGIKLAKAVADALEGKPQISIFKNFGTAMIKMDEWELEFVGARKESYQNHSRKPKVEAGTLAEDQERRDFTINALGIGLNANNFGELLDPYDGVKDLKRKIIRTPTDPDITFSDDPLRMMRAIRFAAQLKFDIEANTFDGIINNAHRMSIISGERTIVELNKIIMTDKPSYGFKLLFVSGLLKEFFPEMVALQGVDSVGDKSHKDNFYHTLQVLDNVASRSDSLWLRWAAIMHDIAKPPTKRFNQKVGWTFHGHEDKGARMVPGIFRRLKLPMDERMKYVQKLVKLHLRPIALVNDKVTDAAVRRLLFEAGDDVDDLMQLCRADVTSKNNNKVKRFLANFDKVELKLQEVEEKDQVRNFQPPVTGDEIMAIFGLKPSRVVGDLKEEIKEAILEGHIQNNKNEALELMYKLAAKKGIVNNPDK
- a CDS encoding tetratricopeptide repeat protein, translated to MMKMKFSVLILLLCIGAQSFSLAQEATPAAPETKVTSESNKAKNDVDNRIYSLAMRYNDASVAKIKLYELMERNPGNLVYAETLASMYFEMEQYGSAALVSLDLLERNDKNLTALEVAAFSLEQLGALERALPHFESLHLLSGDLFSLYKAGYLQYTLKKYDEALNSVNMLIKDSKAAEQKLNFPKGENNGMQEVSMTAAAENLKGLIYKEQGSNAEAKTAFEAALAVNPDFELAKENLAGLQ
- a CDS encoding dihydroorotase, giving the protein MTVRFQSLKIITEKEILPAADYIFDGKTIQPANPDTIAENETLVDCKGLLGSRGWTDLRCLSGEPGQEYRETLESLSKALCQGGMTEAVLLPNSNPPIQSKSEVAYIKNHTQFLLPTFHIQAAVTKNFEGEELTEMLDLNHYGVKLFGEGLVSLAHSDRMMKALQYLQKFDGVLFDQSQDPMLALFGQMHEGIPSTMLGLKGIPDLAEAVAVHKNLEILRYTGGRLHFQAVSTLGALAHIRQAKKEGLAVTADMSIYQLLFTEEDLLGFDTNLKVMPPFRGKKQQEGLMEALVDGTIDALVSNHIPHELDAKNMEFDLAPFGMAGLPTFIPAVVTLAEKLGYPLLVEKLTNGPQTVLGNKGEIWDSLTVFDPSEEWLFDEKSKASLANNNPYINQTLKGKIKYLINKGKMEGINE
- a CDS encoding DUF4199 domain-containing protein, giving the protein MNRYLKAALPFGLYGGALCFLGFLTIYLLDIEPLSMNLIFGYLVIPIFVFFGIKNFRDNFNGGNLYFGQGMTVGFFTYTIIACLSALYIVGSIQLDMDLFTTFKQINLELMSDNKAVLEEQLNVAAYEETYENISEMTIFDVAINDFLRKIFPGLFFTIIISIILKRNVEF
- a CDS encoding DUF4199 domain-containing protein, with protein sequence MELQENISPSKAALNSGLIIGLVMVTLTFIIYFINYTFLVAAWYGFAVFALFFGMVIYFGIQYRKDIGGFMTFGTAFQFAFVTLIVSGLITTFGNILLYQVINPELSEILVKVQLENMMDLLDNFGASDSLSSEQIKDMRVDMEDAFTIGGQVSSFGISLFIYAILSLILGAIIKKRDKSTDF
- a CDS encoding glycosyltransferase family 2 protein, with amino-acid sequence MPQISIIIPVFDEEESLPELQAWIDRVMVANQLAYEAIYIDDGSRDGSWKVIQQLSAKNCNVKAVKFLRNYGKSAALNIGFSKAQGDVVVTMDADLQDSPEEVPALYRMITEQGYDLVSGWKRKRHDPLSKTVPSRLFNGVTRVISGIKLHDFNCGLKAYANKVVKNIEIYGEMHRYIPLIAKWNGFGKIAEKEVVHSPRKYGSTKFGLERFINGFLDLISVSFVNRYKKKPMHFFGTMGSLSFMSGFAITLWLIYEKISGLSKGIKVREITDQPLFFLALVALIVGVQLFLTGFMAEMMTSNNAHKSDYTIAEEINSEE
- a CDS encoding glycosyltransferase; amino-acid sequence: MRFSVIIPVFNRPDELHKLLESLCQQSLTDFEVIVVEDGSDLSSESIAKCFQKQLSINYYYQQNTGQGFARNKGMELAKGEYFVFFDSDCIIPENYFRILSTNLDSRRLDAHGGPDDAGEDFSDWQKAMNYSMTSFWTTGGIRGKMKNPAKYQARGYNMGFSRLVYEKLGGFVHPNMAEDIEFSIRIKKEGFKLELVEEAFVYHHRKNDFPSFIRQSHQFGRNRVFITRFHKDALKPVHLLPLLFLLGLVFLPIAFLFLKPLGWLMAVAYFLWTMAVFISAQGGVKSRFFAVLTSYGQLIGYGTGVLRQAIFFL
- a CDS encoding polysaccharide biosynthesis/export family protein, with amino-acid sequence MQDLSEEDIPLFTESELVANSTADYFLQYNDVVDINVSTTSPELNEIFGIASGDQSMRMNTQGAQNGGDIFFINGYTVDENGMVELPLLGEIKLLGLTTKQAQTLIESELKEYVNKEDFFVRVRLGGVRFSALGEFNNNGNFTILQNRISIFQAIAHAGDLTTTAKRDQLVLMRQYPEGTKTFRINLNDERLIASEFYFIRPNDMLYAEPMKIRELGTGVNFVQTFQLAVTTLSAVLLVLNAIN